In Mytilus edulis chromosome 6, xbMytEdul2.2, whole genome shotgun sequence, the following proteins share a genomic window:
- the LOC139527198 gene encoding uro-adherence factor A-like isoform X2: MNISKKATKFTKQTAIELKAYRDDYDKEELKRTFIEAVKSVSKKDIKTEILKNVDKYVKKLDKFLRKSQNRQHVREEGDLPELDYNLYQQDGHQLQNTEGKTEKEREILVNQIIAERIHQVPEVLNLLDDFPPEDESFPQLSSCHKLLKLTSGSKHAETLRQIMLKYFRVVQTQAEDLVAGEETDRCSEMATEIRNFVSVCHLRKQHCNQCGDEKKPSYEDILTSLLSLYVELFLQSNRSGNNKNKTGRQLCGFVKYLLPWQQHQLDLLLQLSSVTEEDATVIIPLARAILIKTEEYPEEKIYLRQVLAVRSLHSKVGDAVDDINETMKSVSAPRKLLSWLRNQDAPLVEEFPNDKKFKGTIVTKFLLEEATEDQTERLTDIFSYNEADDEEETPMDKTPSKGAPPTKQKGEDLEQLNFFIDTGVKQDKLESAASEDLFYIDKGGLALGQNKAEDMKDQSEDENEADVAMDTDLNDNVEKMDVEIFHIDTSLTMTMKKDENKCLEEKENEIITSDDQTLEADKHESLEVNNVNMFDDNDQSPKKYNRKSLDPDTPGERERKKSPKRSRKSSASLDNLTDSEKKCNSSGINSSKKKSHLQIDRVNKVMYLRKSPRKSSVSSDIEDLIEVMDKDSPNKSAKKSCKKLASVEVYDGNCVEDNKKRERKSSLTSNEKDVKQESYEQKSNTSLSDLTGNHGDNMDFSLVIEYQGAVKRSDDSGKGNVNRLKIRAQIGEEDSGIENIEDKIEETLGNQDKLRRYKCLSESSVASDLSTKGKQSKEQSKELSPAVRKTRSGRRISTRVSPEKHSSKTNTTETSMDDSLLSLDMTVADDYDSSSSNKRESATTRETKHADDLVVADSHDEEFEDSPILPNITQFMAKTDTESSLSGEVINGGRKRENDLGTPRSLRKRKRSYESSTPISTKKISEESESMESVEINESTKKNLPRIIETEEYIVMSEPSSEGQQGESESSEKIEKSKQSKRRQSEPLSKINTPNKTRRKSEAYSLKKGMTLRTRKSSASHD, encoded by the exons ATGAACATCAGTAAAAAAGCCACAAAGTTCACAAAACAAACGGCTATTGAGTTGAAAG CATACAGAGATGATTATGACAAGGAGGAATTAAAAAGAACATTTATAGAGGCAGTAAAAAGTGTATCAAAGAAAGATATTAAGACAGAAATTCTAAAGAATGTTGACAAATATGTGAAAAAGTTAGACAA GTTTCTCAGAAAATCTCAAAACAGGCAGCATGTTAGAGAGGAGGGAGATTTGCCAGAATTGGATTATAATTTATATCAGCAAGACGGACATCAACTTCAAAACACAGAGggtaaaacagaaaaagaaagagaaataTTGG TGAACCAAATTATAGCTGAGAGAATACACCAGGTCCCAGAGGTGTTAAATTTGTTAGAT GATTTCCCACCAGAGGATGAAAGTTTTCCACAGTTGTCCAGTTGTCACAAGTTATTGAAGTTGACTTCAGGATCAAAGCATGCAGAGACATTACGACAAATAATGCTTAAATATTTCAG agttGTACAGACTCAAGCAGAAGATTTGGTGGCTGGAGAGGAAACAGACAG ATGTTCAGAGATGGCAacagaaataagaaattttgttaGTGTATGTCATCTGAGAAAACAACACTGTAACCAG tgtGGAGATGAGAAAAAGCCCTCATATGAAGATATATTAACCTCACTTTTATCTCTGTATGTGGAATTGTTCTTACAGTCTAATAG GTCAGGAAATAACAAAAACAAGACGGGGAGACAACTCTGTGGCTTTGTTAAGTATTTGTTACCATGGCAGCAACATCAGCTAGACCTACTTTTACAATTGTCATCCGTGACGGAAGAAGATGCAACAGTTATTATTCCTCTTGCAAG GGCTATATTGATAAAGACAGAGGAGTATCCAGAGGAAAAGATTTATCTTAGACAGGTTTTGGCTGTAAGGTCCCTCCATAGTAAAGTAGGGGATGCAGTAGATGACATCAATGAG ACAATGAAGTCAGTGTCAGCGCCAAGAAAACTACTGTCATGGTTACGAAACCAAGATGCACCCCTAGTTGAGGAATTTccaaatgataaaaaatttaaagggACGATTGTGACAAAGTTTTTGTTAGAAGAAGCTACAGAAGACCAGACTGAAAGACTAACAGAC ATATTTTCTTATAATGAAGCAGATGATGAAGAGGAAACGCCAATGGATAAAACTCCTTCTAAAGGAGCACCACCTACTAAACAGAAAGGAGAAGATTTAGAACAGCTCAATTTCTTTATTGATACTGGTGTGAAACAAGACAAGTTG GAATCTGCTGCCAGTGAAGACTTGTTCTACATTGATAAGGGAGGATTAGCTTTAGGACAGAACAAAGCAGAAGACATGAAGGACCAATCAGAGGATGAAAATGAGGCtgatgttgccatggatacagaTCTAAATGACAATGTAGAAAAGATGGACGTAGAAATATTTCACATTGATACCTCTTTAACAATGACAatgaaaaaagatgaaaacaaatgtttgGAAGAAAAAGAGAATGAAATAATTACTAGCGATGACCAAACATTGGAAGCAGATAAACATGAAAGTCTTGAGGTAAACAATGTCAATATGTTTGATGACAATGATCAAAGTCcaaaaaaatacaatagaaaAAGTCTTGATCCAGATACACCAGGTGAAAGAGAACGTAAAAAATCACCCAAAAGGTCAAGAAAAAGTTCAGCATCCCTTGATAACCTGActgattcagaaaaaaaatgtaacagtTCCGGAATTAATTCAAGCAAAAAAAAGTCACATTTGCAAATTGATAGAGTTAATAAAGTAATGTATTTGAGAAAAAGTCCTAGAAAATCTTCCGTTAGTTCTGATATTGAGGACTTGATAGAGGTGATGGACAAAGACTCGCCTAATAAGTCTGCGAAGAAGAGTTGTAAGAAATTAGCCTCTGTAGAAGTTTATGACGGAAATTGTGttgaagataataaaaaaagagaaaggAAAAGTTCTTTGACATCAAATGAGAAAGACGTGAAACAAGAAAGCTACGAACAGAAGAGCAATACATCTTTGTCAGATCTAACAGGAAATCATGGTGATAATATGGATTTTTCACTTGTAATAGAATATCAAGGTGCAGTAAAACGCTCAGATGATAGTGGAAAAGGGAATGTTAATCGTTTGAAGATAAGAGCTCAAATTGGTGAGGAAGATTCTGGAATTGAAAATATAGAAGACAAAATTGAGGAAACTTTGGGAAATCAAGATAAATTGAGGAGGTATAAATGTTTGTCAGAAAGTTCAGTGGCATCTGATTTAAGCACTAAAGGAAAACAAAGTAAAGAACAG AGTAAGGAATTATCACCAGCTGTAAGGAAAACAAGATCAGGTAGAAGAATAAGTACCAGAGTGAGTCCAGAGAAACATAGTTCTAAAACGAATACAACAGAAACATCAATGGACGATTCTCTTCTCAGTCTAGATATGACTGTTGCAGATGACTATGATTCAAGTTCATCAAATAAAAGAGAATCGGCAACAACAAGAGAAACAAAACATGCAGATGATCTTGTTGTTGCCGATTCTCATGATGAGGAATTTGAAGATTCACCAATTTTACCAAATATAACCCAATTCATGGCAAAAACTGATACAGAATCAAGTTTATCAGGGGAGGTAATCAATGGTGGCAGGAAAAGGGAAAATGACCTTGGAACACCTAGATCACTACGGAAGAGAAAAAGGTCATATGAATCATCAACACCAATCAGTACTAAGAAGATTTCAGAAGAATCTGAGTCAATGGAGTCAGTAGAGATAAATGAATCCACGAAAAAGAATCTTCCAAGGATCATAGAAACAGAAGAATACATTGTTATGTCAGAACCCAGCAGTGAGGGTCAACAGGGAGAATCA GAATCAAGTGAGAAAATTGAGAAATCAAAGCAATCTAAGAGAAG GCAGTCAGAGCCTTTGAGTAAGATAAATACACCAAACAAAACAAGACGGAAAAGTGAAGCATACAGTTTAAAGAAAG gtATGACTTTACGTACAAGAAAAAGTAGTGCATCACATGATTAG
- the LOC139527198 gene encoding glutamic acid-rich protein-like isoform X1: MNISKKATKFTKQTAIELKAYRDDYDKEELKRTFIEAVKSVSKKDIKTEILKNVDKYVKKLDKFLRKSQNRQHVREEGDLPELDYNLYQQDGHQLQNTEGKTEKEREILVNQIIAERIHQVPEVLNLLDDFPPEDESFPQLSSCHKLLKLTSGSKHAETLRQIMLKYFRVVQTQAEDLVAGEETDRCSEMATEIRNFVSVCHLRKQHCNQCGDEKKPSYEDILTSLLSLYVELFLQSNRSGNNKNKTGRQLCGFVKYLLPWQQHQLDLLLQLSSVTEEDATVIIPLARAILIKTEEYPEEKIYLRQVLAVRSLHSKVGDAVDDINETMKSVSAPRKLLSWLRNQDAPLVEEFPNDKKFKGTIVTKFLLEEATEDQTERLTDIFSYNEADDEEETPMDKTPSKGAPPTKQKGEDLEQLNFFIDTGVKQDKLESAASEDLFYIDKGGLALGQNKAEDMKDQSEDENEADVAMDTDLNDNVEKMDVEIFHIDTSLTMTMKKDENKCLEEKENEIITSDDQTLEADKHESLEVNNVNMFDDNDQSPKKYNRKSLDPDTPGERERKKSPKRSRKSSASLDNLTDSEKKCNSSGINSSKKKSHLQIDRVNKVMYLRKSPRKSSVSSDIEDLIEVMDKDSPNKSAKKSCKKLASVEVYDGNCVEDNKKRERKSSLTSNEKDVKQESYEQKSNTSLSDLTGNHGDNMDFSLVIEYQGAVKRSDDSGKGNVNRLKIRAQIGEEDSGIENIEDKIEETLGNQDKLRRYKCLSESSVASDLSTKGKQSKEQVKTIFQSRNTRRSTRLSECSVSSDLNDEKPEAVKDMKDGGKLKDSQKKQTQIETFMVPRRKIKSWQDKFGGQEFQANGTDQMKSKELSPAVRKTRSGRRISTRVSPEKHSSKTNTTETSMDDSLLSLDMTVADDYDSSSSNKRESATTRETKHADDLVVADSHDEEFEDSPILPNITQFMAKTDTESSLSGEVINGGRKRENDLGTPRSLRKRKRSYESSTPISTKKISEESESMESVEINESTKKNLPRIIETEEYIVMSEPSSEGQQGESESSEKIEKSKQSKRRQSEPLSKINTPNKTRRKSEAYSLKKGMTLRTRKSSASHD, translated from the exons ATGAACATCAGTAAAAAAGCCACAAAGTTCACAAAACAAACGGCTATTGAGTTGAAAG CATACAGAGATGATTATGACAAGGAGGAATTAAAAAGAACATTTATAGAGGCAGTAAAAAGTGTATCAAAGAAAGATATTAAGACAGAAATTCTAAAGAATGTTGACAAATATGTGAAAAAGTTAGACAA GTTTCTCAGAAAATCTCAAAACAGGCAGCATGTTAGAGAGGAGGGAGATTTGCCAGAATTGGATTATAATTTATATCAGCAAGACGGACATCAACTTCAAAACACAGAGggtaaaacagaaaaagaaagagaaataTTGG TGAACCAAATTATAGCTGAGAGAATACACCAGGTCCCAGAGGTGTTAAATTTGTTAGAT GATTTCCCACCAGAGGATGAAAGTTTTCCACAGTTGTCCAGTTGTCACAAGTTATTGAAGTTGACTTCAGGATCAAAGCATGCAGAGACATTACGACAAATAATGCTTAAATATTTCAG agttGTACAGACTCAAGCAGAAGATTTGGTGGCTGGAGAGGAAACAGACAG ATGTTCAGAGATGGCAacagaaataagaaattttgttaGTGTATGTCATCTGAGAAAACAACACTGTAACCAG tgtGGAGATGAGAAAAAGCCCTCATATGAAGATATATTAACCTCACTTTTATCTCTGTATGTGGAATTGTTCTTACAGTCTAATAG GTCAGGAAATAACAAAAACAAGACGGGGAGACAACTCTGTGGCTTTGTTAAGTATTTGTTACCATGGCAGCAACATCAGCTAGACCTACTTTTACAATTGTCATCCGTGACGGAAGAAGATGCAACAGTTATTATTCCTCTTGCAAG GGCTATATTGATAAAGACAGAGGAGTATCCAGAGGAAAAGATTTATCTTAGACAGGTTTTGGCTGTAAGGTCCCTCCATAGTAAAGTAGGGGATGCAGTAGATGACATCAATGAG ACAATGAAGTCAGTGTCAGCGCCAAGAAAACTACTGTCATGGTTACGAAACCAAGATGCACCCCTAGTTGAGGAATTTccaaatgataaaaaatttaaagggACGATTGTGACAAAGTTTTTGTTAGAAGAAGCTACAGAAGACCAGACTGAAAGACTAACAGAC ATATTTTCTTATAATGAAGCAGATGATGAAGAGGAAACGCCAATGGATAAAACTCCTTCTAAAGGAGCACCACCTACTAAACAGAAAGGAGAAGATTTAGAACAGCTCAATTTCTTTATTGATACTGGTGTGAAACAAGACAAGTTG GAATCTGCTGCCAGTGAAGACTTGTTCTACATTGATAAGGGAGGATTAGCTTTAGGACAGAACAAAGCAGAAGACATGAAGGACCAATCAGAGGATGAAAATGAGGCtgatgttgccatggatacagaTCTAAATGACAATGTAGAAAAGATGGACGTAGAAATATTTCACATTGATACCTCTTTAACAATGACAatgaaaaaagatgaaaacaaatgtttgGAAGAAAAAGAGAATGAAATAATTACTAGCGATGACCAAACATTGGAAGCAGATAAACATGAAAGTCTTGAGGTAAACAATGTCAATATGTTTGATGACAATGATCAAAGTCcaaaaaaatacaatagaaaAAGTCTTGATCCAGATACACCAGGTGAAAGAGAACGTAAAAAATCACCCAAAAGGTCAAGAAAAAGTTCAGCATCCCTTGATAACCTGActgattcagaaaaaaaatgtaacagtTCCGGAATTAATTCAAGCAAAAAAAAGTCACATTTGCAAATTGATAGAGTTAATAAAGTAATGTATTTGAGAAAAAGTCCTAGAAAATCTTCCGTTAGTTCTGATATTGAGGACTTGATAGAGGTGATGGACAAAGACTCGCCTAATAAGTCTGCGAAGAAGAGTTGTAAGAAATTAGCCTCTGTAGAAGTTTATGACGGAAATTGTGttgaagataataaaaaaagagaaaggAAAAGTTCTTTGACATCAAATGAGAAAGACGTGAAACAAGAAAGCTACGAACAGAAGAGCAATACATCTTTGTCAGATCTAACAGGAAATCATGGTGATAATATGGATTTTTCACTTGTAATAGAATATCAAGGTGCAGTAAAACGCTCAGATGATAGTGGAAAAGGGAATGTTAATCGTTTGAAGATAAGAGCTCAAATTGGTGAGGAAGATTCTGGAATTGAAAATATAGAAGACAAAATTGAGGAAACTTTGGGAAATCAAGATAAATTGAGGAGGTATAAATGTTTGTCAGAAAGTTCAGTGGCATCTGATTTAAGCACTAAAGGAAAACAAAGTAAAGAACAGGTGAAAACCATCTTTCAGTCTCGGAATACTAGACGATCCACACGTTTATCAGAATGTTCTGTTAGCTCAGATTTAAATGATGAAAAACCTGAAGCAGTCAAAGATATGAAAGATGGTGGTAAATTAAAAGACAGTCAAAAGAAACAAACACAAATTGAAACCTTTATGGTTCCGAGAAGAAAGATTAAAAGTTGGCAGGATAAATTTGGTGGTCAGGAGTTTCAGGCTAATGGAACTGACCAGATGAAG AGTAAGGAATTATCACCAGCTGTAAGGAAAACAAGATCAGGTAGAAGAATAAGTACCAGAGTGAGTCCAGAGAAACATAGTTCTAAAACGAATACAACAGAAACATCAATGGACGATTCTCTTCTCAGTCTAGATATGACTGTTGCAGATGACTATGATTCAAGTTCATCAAATAAAAGAGAATCGGCAACAACAAGAGAAACAAAACATGCAGATGATCTTGTTGTTGCCGATTCTCATGATGAGGAATTTGAAGATTCACCAATTTTACCAAATATAACCCAATTCATGGCAAAAACTGATACAGAATCAAGTTTATCAGGGGAGGTAATCAATGGTGGCAGGAAAAGGGAAAATGACCTTGGAACACCTAGATCACTACGGAAGAGAAAAAGGTCATATGAATCATCAACACCAATCAGTACTAAGAAGATTTCAGAAGAATCTGAGTCAATGGAGTCAGTAGAGATAAATGAATCCACGAAAAAGAATCTTCCAAGGATCATAGAAACAGAAGAATACATTGTTATGTCAGAACCCAGCAGTGAGGGTCAACAGGGAGAATCA GAATCAAGTGAGAAAATTGAGAAATCAAAGCAATCTAAGAGAAG GCAGTCAGAGCCTTTGAGTAAGATAAATACACCAAACAAAACAAGACGGAAAAGTGAAGCATACAGTTTAAAGAAAG gtATGACTTTACGTACAAGAAAAAGTAGTGCATCACATGATTAG
- the LOC139527198 gene encoding uncharacterized protein isoform X3: MNISKKATKFTKQTAIELKAYRDDYDKEELKRTFIEAVKSVSKKDIKTEILKNVDKYVKKLDKFLRKSQNRQHVREEGDLPELDYNLYQQDGHQLQNTEGKTEKEREILVNQIIAERIHQVPEVLNLLDDFPPEDESFPQLSSCHKLLKLTSGSKHAETLRQIMLKYFRVVQTQAEDLVAGEETDRCSEMATEIRNFVSVCHLRKQHCNQCGDEKKPSYEDILTSLLSLYVELFLQSNRSGNNKNKTGRQLCGFVKYLLPWQQHQLDLLLQLSSVTEEDATVIIPLARAILIKTEEYPEEKIYLRQVLAVRSLHSKVGDAVDDINETMKSVSAPRKLLSWLRNQDAPLVEEFPNDKKFKGTIVTKFLLEEATEDQTERLTDIFSYNEADDEEETPMDKTPSKGAPPTKQKGEDLEQLNFFIDTGVKQDKLESAASEDLFYIDKGGLALGQNKAEDMKDQSEDENEADVAMDTDLNDNVEKMDVEIFHIDTSLTMTMKKDENKCLEEKENEIITSDDQTLEADKHESLESKELSPAVRKTRSGRRISTRVSPEKHSSKTNTTETSMDDSLLSLDMTVADDYDSSSSNKRESATTRETKHADDLVVADSHDEEFEDSPILPNITQFMAKTDTESSLSGEVINGGRKRENDLGTPRSLRKRKRSYESSTPISTKKISEESESMESVEINESTKKNLPRIIETEEYIVMSEPSSEGQQGESESSEKIEKSKQSKRRQSEPLSKINTPNKTRRKSEAYSLKKGMTLRTRKSSASHD, translated from the exons ATGAACATCAGTAAAAAAGCCACAAAGTTCACAAAACAAACGGCTATTGAGTTGAAAG CATACAGAGATGATTATGACAAGGAGGAATTAAAAAGAACATTTATAGAGGCAGTAAAAAGTGTATCAAAGAAAGATATTAAGACAGAAATTCTAAAGAATGTTGACAAATATGTGAAAAAGTTAGACAA GTTTCTCAGAAAATCTCAAAACAGGCAGCATGTTAGAGAGGAGGGAGATTTGCCAGAATTGGATTATAATTTATATCAGCAAGACGGACATCAACTTCAAAACACAGAGggtaaaacagaaaaagaaagagaaataTTGG TGAACCAAATTATAGCTGAGAGAATACACCAGGTCCCAGAGGTGTTAAATTTGTTAGAT GATTTCCCACCAGAGGATGAAAGTTTTCCACAGTTGTCCAGTTGTCACAAGTTATTGAAGTTGACTTCAGGATCAAAGCATGCAGAGACATTACGACAAATAATGCTTAAATATTTCAG agttGTACAGACTCAAGCAGAAGATTTGGTGGCTGGAGAGGAAACAGACAG ATGTTCAGAGATGGCAacagaaataagaaattttgttaGTGTATGTCATCTGAGAAAACAACACTGTAACCAG tgtGGAGATGAGAAAAAGCCCTCATATGAAGATATATTAACCTCACTTTTATCTCTGTATGTGGAATTGTTCTTACAGTCTAATAG GTCAGGAAATAACAAAAACAAGACGGGGAGACAACTCTGTGGCTTTGTTAAGTATTTGTTACCATGGCAGCAACATCAGCTAGACCTACTTTTACAATTGTCATCCGTGACGGAAGAAGATGCAACAGTTATTATTCCTCTTGCAAG GGCTATATTGATAAAGACAGAGGAGTATCCAGAGGAAAAGATTTATCTTAGACAGGTTTTGGCTGTAAGGTCCCTCCATAGTAAAGTAGGGGATGCAGTAGATGACATCAATGAG ACAATGAAGTCAGTGTCAGCGCCAAGAAAACTACTGTCATGGTTACGAAACCAAGATGCACCCCTAGTTGAGGAATTTccaaatgataaaaaatttaaagggACGATTGTGACAAAGTTTTTGTTAGAAGAAGCTACAGAAGACCAGACTGAAAGACTAACAGAC ATATTTTCTTATAATGAAGCAGATGATGAAGAGGAAACGCCAATGGATAAAACTCCTTCTAAAGGAGCACCACCTACTAAACAGAAAGGAGAAGATTTAGAACAGCTCAATTTCTTTATTGATACTGGTGTGAAACAAGACAAGTTG GAATCTGCTGCCAGTGAAGACTTGTTCTACATTGATAAGGGAGGATTAGCTTTAGGACAGAACAAAGCAGAAGACATGAAGGACCAATCAGAGGATGAAAATGAGGCtgatgttgccatggatacagaTCTAAATGACAATGTAGAAAAGATGGACGTAGAAATATTTCACATTGATACCTCTTTAACAATGACAatgaaaaaagatgaaaacaaatgtttgGAAGAAAAAGAGAATGAAATAATTACTAGCGATGACCAAACATTGGAAGCAGATAAACATGAAAGTCTTGAG AGTAAGGAATTATCACCAGCTGTAAGGAAAACAAGATCAGGTAGAAGAATAAGTACCAGAGTGAGTCCAGAGAAACATAGTTCTAAAACGAATACAACAGAAACATCAATGGACGATTCTCTTCTCAGTCTAGATATGACTGTTGCAGATGACTATGATTCAAGTTCATCAAATAAAAGAGAATCGGCAACAACAAGAGAAACAAAACATGCAGATGATCTTGTTGTTGCCGATTCTCATGATGAGGAATTTGAAGATTCACCAATTTTACCAAATATAACCCAATTCATGGCAAAAACTGATACAGAATCAAGTTTATCAGGGGAGGTAATCAATGGTGGCAGGAAAAGGGAAAATGACCTTGGAACACCTAGATCACTACGGAAGAGAAAAAGGTCATATGAATCATCAACACCAATCAGTACTAAGAAGATTTCAGAAGAATCTGAGTCAATGGAGTCAGTAGAGATAAATGAATCCACGAAAAAGAATCTTCCAAGGATCATAGAAACAGAAGAATACATTGTTATGTCAGAACCCAGCAGTGAGGGTCAACAGGGAGAATCA GAATCAAGTGAGAAAATTGAGAAATCAAAGCAATCTAAGAGAAG GCAGTCAGAGCCTTTGAGTAAGATAAATACACCAAACAAAACAAGACGGAAAAGTGAAGCATACAGTTTAAAGAAAG gtATGACTTTACGTACAAGAAAAAGTAGTGCATCACATGATTAG